The sequence TATCCATGATTCCCCTTTCCAGTTTTATGAACACAGCTTGTTCATTTAAAATAAGGGCTGCAGAACAGGCACCCTGCCAAAAGACAATGTGCACTGTCTCATAATTAATTTAGACCCATAGTCAGAAATTTTCACAGCTCTGGAAGAgagccccatcctgtccccactTAAATCAGTTCTAGTGACTTTACTGGAAGCAGGCTGATGCCCATTACCTCTTGATAAAAGCAAgtaaaaataactgaaataatACAGCTAGGGAAGGTCTGTATGCTTATTCTGTGTCAGTATTTCTCAtagcaacaaacaaaacaaaatcaccCCCTTGTCACATTCCCATTAGTGACACATCATTTGCAGGGTCTGAATTTTTTGCGGATTTATGAAGGAGTtattacatttttcttcctttttttttttggtagtatGTAGGATAGGGTTTTTGTGTGCTGTTAACACACAATACTGATAGTGGCTTGAGTGGTAGTGCTGACAGGACAACATGTGAATGCAGGTTTGAGTCTATGGTTGGCTCTTAACTTGTTTTGGGACCTGTCTGGGAAACAAATCTGGGAGTTTTGTGTACAAATTCCCCATTATTTTTGTGATGAAGctgcatatatatatgtgaTACCAGTACAATGAATCAGAACCACTGTGCTAAGTACATTTCCCAGGCCATAGTCAATTTAATGTTTCTCATCCTCtgactggttttctttttttttttttttttttttttttttttttttttttttttttttttatggtgcTCTACTTTCTGGCAGTGGCTGCCAGCTGAAATGCTGTGACTGCCTGTGTGCTCAGATCCCAGCCTGACAGGATGGCCCATCCACAACTCAGTCACCATTATCAGTTACTGACAAACAGTGCAATTCCCATCCCACCTCCCCCACAAAAGAAAACCTGTTTCCTTGTTTTTTAATTGTGTATCTTTAGATCATTAGGCTCAGGGgataaaaagatttttaaaaaatccaacttCTGCCATTTGTGTTAAAATCATGAGGATAAGAAACATTCTTCTGTATTTGGCCTTATGCTTGGGTAACAGCATTTGTGCATTTTTTATCTCTGCATTAGAATGTTGaccctttttttatttttatgcatttattgatttttttaagaatCTCATCGGTCTTGTAAGAAACAGTAAAAAGACCCTATACTCAAGGAGCAATCTACCTTCTGTTTTACAgacttgtttttaaataaaatatttttttgtttttgtttttttgttatttttacttCCACCATCTCTCATATGGAAACCCTACAATATCATTAATATAAAAGTCTGCCTAGGCTACCACTTCTCTATAATATGGCTCATGTAGTCCTCAGTGGGCAAACGTCCTTGCTCCTCGGTCTCTTCCTTGGGAAGCGCTTCGTTGGAGCGGTGCAGGAGCCTCTCCTCCCGGTTCCTGATCCTCTGCTCCAtcctctccagctgcctctTGTACTGGTAGCGCTGCTGGAAGAGGTCCTTTGCATAGTCATAGAGCTGCATGTCCAGGTCGTTGAGCTCCTCGATCCTGCGGATGGTGTCGTTGTCCACCTCCACGCCGCCCGCCCGCGTGCTGTTGTACTGCATGAAGGGCCGGATGAACTTCAGGTTGAAAGTCCTCTCAAACAGGTACTGAGTCTTTCTCTGGAACTCTGTCAGGCCGAAGAAGGCCATgtctttgaggttttttttggcGCTCTCCAGCAGGATCTGTGCTCGCTTGTTCTCTGGGATGAAGGACATGTTGTAGCAGCCCACCAGGCTCAAGTCAGCCAACATCCTCACCTGGCGGTTGTTGGCCAAGTTGTAGGGGCAGTCCATGAACTCCTGCAGTGTGCAGCCTGACCAGTCCGTGCCCTCGTAGCATGAGGGCAGCTCTTCAGGAGTGGGTGTCCTGCCATCACACATGTGCAAGGAGGTCTTCCAAGTAGCTCCTCGTTGGACGTGACGCCATTCGCTGAGGTAACGAGAAACGGGGTCTCTCAGCAGAGTGATGTAGTAAAATTTTCTAcaaggagaagagaaaacagGATAAATATTCTTCTAGTGCAGACAGCAAAAACCTGAGAGTAAATCAACATGACATCATCCATCCAACTGTATTTCTGGGTTGTTTTTATCATGCAATATCTCATGCAAAGCCCTTTGTGCAACATTAGACCTGTGTTTCTCATTTTAGCCTTGCCAAGTAGTAGCACCTTCACCAGGCTGTCCATTGCCAACAACAGACTTCAAAGTCAGAACAAATCACCAGGACTGAACCCATTCCTTGACTTCAGAGAGCAACTGtggctcctggcactgcctggcctTTCCCACCAAGCACTGGgtgcctgcagtgccagccaggACCTGCTCCGAAGGATAGCCCAGCAGCCTGTCTGTGAGCTGGGCCTATCACTCCATGCAGATGCTGACCAGGACACCCACTGCTTTGTTGATCTGGCTGCTGAGCTGAAATATGGGAGTCTGCAGCAAGTAGCAGGATAAAACCATGGaacataaatgaaaaacaatagGAAATCAGGAATGCAATATGCTTTGCAGAAAGAGAAGGCTGAGCTGACAACCAGCAATAGCAGCAATAATTTATTCCCATTTTAGTCAACCTGGTACTAAATCAAACAAACTTCAGACACACTTTTGACACGAGACTAAATAGAAGGGAAAAGCAAGACAACCAGGAAGAGCACACATAATGACATGGGGTGTTCTTGCTGTTCTAAGTACAATGAAGTCCTCAACAATAGAAGCTGTCCCTAGAACTGAAAACATGACAGCTGTCTCTTAACAGAGACCCTCTGGCTTCAGCCCATGGAGTTCTGGGATTGACAGAGATGGCAGTCTGCAATGGCCCTCTCCACAGAGAGAGAAGTGGGCTTTTCTTCCCTAACTGCCAGCAGCGTGGGACTGAGGTGTCTTTGTGTTTCCAGAAGGAGGAAATGCCTTCTCTAGCTCCTAAAGCTGGCACGTGCTTTCAGGGCatggggctgtgacactgagaaCACATGGGAGCACCTGGCTTTGGCAGGAACACACACATGCAGCTGGGAGTGTTTCACAAAAGGGTGGTGGAGGATCCATGTCCCCATCAGAAATGCATCTTCAGAATGCTGCTAGGGCTCTTTGCCTTGCCAGCACTGTTCAGGAACACCAAATGGAATGGCCACTTAGATGGCAGTGAACAgtttttggaagaaaatataGTAAAAGTATTCTGTTTTGGCTAATTTTAACAGATCCCTGTTTTCCTAGCACCTTCAGTATTATTCTTCCTATTACTAACCTAAATTTCTGTAATAAGAGcaatttagttttaaaataatacatCAGAGCCATTGCCCAGGAAGTCTCAT comes from Agelaius phoeniceus isolate bAgePho1 chromosome 10, bAgePho1.hap1, whole genome shotgun sequence and encodes:
- the HS6ST1 gene encoding heparan-sulfate 6-O-sulfotransferase 1 is translated as MKRAGRTMVERTSKFLLIVAVSVCFMLILYQYVGPGLSLGSPSGRSYSEELDLFPTPDPHYVKKYYFPVRELERELAFDMKGEDVIVFLHIQKTGGTTFGRHLVQNVRLEVPCDCRPGQKKCTCYRPNRRETWLFSRFSTGWSCGLHADWTELTNCVPGVLDRRESAAAKTPRKFYYITLLRDPVSRYLSEWRHVQRGATWKTSLHMCDGRTPTPEELPSCYEGTDWSGCTLQEFMDCPYNLANNRQVRMLADLSLVGCYNMSFIPENKRAQILLESAKKNLKDMAFFGLTEFQRKTQYLFERTFNLKFIRPFMQYNSTRAGGVEVDNDTIRRIEELNDLDMQLYDYAKDLFQQRYQYKRQLERMEQRIRNREERLLHRSNEALPKEETEEQGRLPTEDYMSHIIEKW